A segment of the Alistipes communis genome:
CGCTGGGCAAGGTCTACAAAGGGTTCCGCTGCACGATTCCCGACGTCATGGAGAAGCTGGCCGAACTGCCCGATCCCGAGCCGCAGAACACCGATTTTCTGGAATGCGTGCGTACGCGCCGGCGCTTCGCGCTCGACGAGGAGATCGGCCACCGCAGCTGTACGCTGGTCAACATGGGCGCCTGCGCGCTGCGTCTCAACCGCACGCTGCATTTCGATCCCGTCAGCCAGCTCTTCGTCGGCGACGACGCGGCCAACCGCCTCGTCGACCAGCCGATGCGCCGCCCGTGGCAAATCTGAACATCGCTAACCGTAACGAACACCGACTCATGAAAACGATAAGACAAACGTTGATCCTGCTGACGTTCGCGCTGTTTTTCGCCGCGAACGTCACGGCCGCACCGCTCGACGAACGCCAGCGTACGGTCGAAACCGTCGTCGCCGACGCGCTGGCGCAGCTTCCCGCCGCCACTGCCGGGGATTACGACAAGATTATGGGCGAACTGGCCGCCACCGGCGCCGAGGGCGTCGGCATCCTGGCCGACATGCTCGTCCCTGCCTCGCAGGGCGAGAACGCCGCCGTGGAGTACGCCCTCAACGGCGTGGCGAGCTTCGTCACCGCCGCCGGACGGGAGCAGCTGCGCCCCGCCGTATGCGAGGGGCTGCTCGCCGCACTGGCACGCTGCAAGGACGACGCCAACCGCGCCTTCCTCGTCTCGCAGCTGCAACTTTGCGCGACGGCCGACAATGCCGCCGCACTGGCCGCCTACATCGACGACCCCTATCTGGGCGACCCCGTCCTGCGCGCGCTGATCTCCATTCCCGACAGCGAAGCGACCCTGTTGTCGCTCGCACGCCGCAGCGACCTTAGCGATGCGCAGCGCGCTGCGCTGGCCTATGCCTTCGGGGAGAAACGCACCGCCGCGGCCGAACCGATCCTGCTGGGCTGGATCGACGGCGCCGACGACGCGACCCGTGCGGCCCTCTACCCCGCGCTGGCTTCCTGCGGCACGGCCGCCTCGGCCAAGGCGCTCGAAGCGGCAGCCCGCGCCGTGGATTACGGCTGTGACGAAACCGCCGCGACCGACTCCTACCTGCGCCTGCTCGACCGCATGGTCGACGAAGGCGCGGCACGCGACGCAGTGAAGGCGGCCAAACGGCTGCTCAAATGCGAACGCGCCAACGTGCGCGGCGCGGCGCTCGAAGTGATCGTCCGCGCCGAAGGCACCCGAGCGATGCCCTACGTGCTCGCCGCACTGGAAAAGGGCGACATCCAATACCGCAACGCCGCTCTGCGCTACATCGGCGACAAGGCCGACGACGCGGTCTACGCCGCGATCGCCGCCGACCGCAAACGATTGAGCGACGAGGCGTGGGCCGACGTGATCGAGTGGTTCGGCGTGCGTCACGCCGCGTCGCAGACCGGAGCGGTGACCGAAGCCGTCGGCTCGTCGAACGACGCCGTGGCTCTGGCCGGCATCCGCGCCGCAGGCCGCCTGGGCGGCGACGAGGCGCTCGCCGCGCTGATCGCCGCGCTCGGCGGCCCGCACTCCGACGCCGCGGCACAGACGCTGCTGGCCTTCAACGGCCGTATCGACGAAGGCGTCGTCAAGGCACTCGACGGCCGAGGCACGATGCAGGTACAGGCGCTCAACCTCGCTGCCGCACGGCGTATCGATGCCGTCGCGGACAAGGTCTTCGCCCTGCTCGACGCACCGGACGCCGCCGTCTCGGAGGCCGCCTACCGTGCGCTGGCCAGCATCGCCGCTCCCGCCGACGTCGACCGCCTGAGCCGGCTGCTCGACACCGCCGACGCGGCACATGCCGGGCAGCTCTCGGCTGCGCTCACCCATGCCGTACGCACGCTCGCACCTGAAAAGCAATACGAGACCGTCTACGCCCGGATGAGCGCCTCGCCCCGTCCCGAACGTTACTACCCCACACTGGCACAGACCGGTACGCAGCAGGCGATCGACTGCCTGGTGGAGAACTTCGCCGGCACCCGCCGCGCCGAAGCCTTCGACGCGCTGCTGCGCGTCGACGCTCCGCAGATCGCCGGCGTGCTCTATACGATCGCCGCGGGCAATCCCGATCTGGCCGACCGCGCGCTGACGCGCTACACGGCCTGCGTGGCGGCGCTCGACGCGACGCCCGTGCGCAAATATCAGCTCTACCGCCAAGCGCTCGAACTGAATCCCTCGCCGAAGATCGCCGTCGGCATCCTGCGCAAGCTGGAAGGCATCCGTGAATTCCCGGCGCTCGTGCTCGCCGGCCGTTATCTCGACGACGAGGCGACGGCGCGCGCCGCTGCGGCTGCCGTCAAGACCATCGCAGCGAAAAGCGCCCGCCCGCTCGGCGGCGACACGGTACGCGCCCTGCTCGAAAAGAGCCGCGACATCTACCGCGAATGGGCCAAGAGCGACGCCGACGCCGGCTATGCCGTCGACGAGCTGACGCTGATGCTCTCGAAACTCCCCGCCGAAGGGTTCGCCGCCGTCGCGACCGACCTTGCGCAGTGGAGCGCCGTCACAGCCGATCCCGCCCGCCGCGCCACGATGAAGGCCGCTGCGCTCAAACGGGCCGAGGCGGCCGCCGCGAAGGCGATGCAGCAGAGCTGGACCACGGCCGACGGCACGATCGCCTATGCGGGCGGCGAGCCGAGCACGATCGCCGCACCCGGCACCTACGAGAACTTCGAATTCTGGATCGACTGCCGCACACGAGGCGCCGCCGGCATCGCCGTGCGTTCGACCAACCGGATCGGTCTGGGCGGCGACGCGGGGTCGGGCGCACTGACCGGCAACCGCACCCACGCATCGACCCCCGCGGTCGATGCCGACAACGCCGACGGGGAGTGGAACACGCTCCACGTCAAGGTCGTGGACGACCGCGTGACCGTCGAGGTCAACGGCCGCACCGTAACCGAAAACGTCATCTTGGAGAATACCTGCGCGCCCGGCGAAGCGGCCTACGCGAGCGGAGCGATCGAGCTGCTGGGCGAAGGCGATGCTGCGGAGTTCCGCGACTTCTACCTGTGCGAGCTGCCCGCGACGCCCGTCTTCGAACTCTCGCCCGAAGAGCGGGCCGAAGGCTACGAAGTGCTCTTCGACGGCCGTTCGCTCCACAAGTGGACGGGCAACACGACCAATTACGTCCCGCAGGAGGGAACGATCTACGTCACCGCATCCTACGGCGGCAAGGGCAATCTCTACACGGTCGAGGAGTACGGCGATTTCATCCTGCGCTTCGAGTTCCGCTTCCTGCGCGAAGGGGTCAACAACGGCATCGGCCTGCGTACGCCGATGGGCGTCGACGCCGCCTACCACGGCATGGAGATCCAGATCCTCGACCACGACGCCCCGATCTACAAGAACCTGCGCGTCTACCAGCAGCACGGCTCGGTCTACGGCATCATTCCGGCCAAGCGGATCAAGTTCGGCGAGCTGGGCACATGGAACGTGGAGGAGATCCGCGCCGTGGGCGACCGCATCACCGTGACGGTCAACGGCGAGGTGATCCTCGACGGCGACATCCGCGAAGCGTGCCAGGGACACAACGTCTCGGAGGACGGCTCCAAGAAGAATCCCTACACCGTCGACCACCGCAACCACCCGGGACTCTTCAACAAGAAGGGGCACATCGGTCTGCTCGGACACGGCGCAGGCATCCAGTTCCGCAACATCCGCATCAAGTCTCTCGACGCGAAGACACAGAACGGGAAATAGACGACCTCGGCGGGACGCGCTCCCGCGACGAACAACCCACCGGCCGGAGACACCGCGTCTCCGGCCGGTATCGAAACGACCGTTCCCGACCGGCGAAGGCAGCGCACCCGAAAACAGGCTGCCGGACGCAGGAAACGGCCGCAAACACAAACTCCGATCCATGAATTTCCAGAAAGTCCCCGAAGGGCGTCCGCTGCGCATGGCGGTCATCGGCGCGGGCAACCGGGCCAATAAATACTTGGAATACGCACGGCGGCACCCCGAACGGCTGCAACCGGTTGCCGTCGTCGACGGCAACGAACTGCGGCGCAACGAAACGGCCGAGCGGTTCGGGCTTGCGGCCGAACGCCGCTACGCCGACTACGACGCATTCTTCGCCCGACCGACCGACACCGACGCCGTGCTCATCACCACGCCGGACGACGTCCACTTCGATCCCTGCATGAAGGCGATCGACGCCGGACTCCACGTGCTGCTCGAAAAGCCGATCGCACAGCGGCTCGACGAATGCCGCGCCATCGCGCGCCGCGCCCGCGAACGGGGTGTGCTGGTAGGCATCTGCCACGTGCTGCGCTACCACCCCTACTTCGCCAAGATTCGGGAGATCGTCGATTCGGGCGAGCTGGGACAGATCATCTCCGTCAATCACGTCGCGGCGGTGGGTATCGACCGCACGACGCACAGCTACGTCCGCGGCCCCTGGCGGCGCGAAGAGACCTCCAACCCGATGCTGCTGGCCAAGTGCTGCCACGACGTCGATTTCCTGCTCTGGATCACCCGAAGCCCCTGCCGCAAACTCAGTTCGTTCGGTTCGCTGCGCTGGTTCCGCGCAGCCAACGCGCCGCAGACGAGCGCCGAACGCTGCATCGACTGTCCGGTGGAGCACGACTGCCCCTATTCGGCCGTCGACCTCTACTGCACGCGCCGCGACTGGATCTCGAACTTCGACGTACCGCAGGGACGCACGCTCGACGAGGTGCTCCTGGAAGAACTGCGCCACGGCCCCTACGGCCGCTGCATCTACCGCTGCGACAACGACGTGGTCGACCACCAACTGCTCACCATGGAACTCGCGGACGAGACGATCCTCTCGCTCTCGATGGACATCTTCACGCAGGACGACTGCCGGCGCACCCACATCAAGATGACGCACGGCGAGATCTTCGGCGACGAACGCAAGCTCCACGTGCATCGCTTCCGCCGCGGCCACAACCGCGTCTACGATTTCGAGGAGCTGGCGGGGCACCCCTTCCATGCGGGCGCCGACCTGCGGCTGATCGAAGATTTCGTCGACGCGCTGACCCGCCCCGGCCACCCTTTTCTCTGCACGATCGAGGATTCGATCGAGAGCCACCGCATCTGTTTCGAGGCCGAGCGCAGCCGCCGCTGCGGCGAAACGATCCGGCTGGAATAACGTCCGAGGGGCACGGAACGCCCCCCCCGAAGCCGTATGAAGCGACACCCTCTTTCGCGATAGGCGCGAAGAGGGTGTCGCCGTTATCGCCCGTTTCGTCGACGGAAAAAGCCCGTCCGTCTATTTTAATTGCATTCGCGCGCGCCGTGCGGTAGCTTCGCGGCAAAACGGAATGCCATGAATCGCAAACTGCTGACAGGATGCGCCGCACTGCTGGTCTGGCACGCGGTCGCGGCGCAGGACTCGCTGAAAGTCTGGACGCTGCAAACGTGCCTCGACTATGCGCTGGAAAACAATATCCAGTTGCAGCAGAGCCGCAACGACTACCTCTCAGGGCTCGAAGATACCCGCGAAGCGAAGGCCGCACTGCTGCCGTCGCTCGCAGTCTCGGCGACACAGGGCTACACGAACTACCCTTCGTCGAACGCCGAAAACAACAACAGCTACACCGGCACTTACGGAATCAACGCAGGGCTGACGCTCTACGAAGGCGGCAAACTGCGCACGGCGGTCAAGGAACAGAGGCTCCAAAACCGCATCGACGCACTCTCGGTCGCCGAAGCCGCGAACGACATCCGCATCGCCATCGTCGAAGCCTACATGCAGGCGCTCTACGCCGCCGAAGCCGTGGAGGTAGCCGCCGGTACGGCCGAAGTCTCGCGCGCCCAGCGCGACCGCGCCGAGCAGATGTGGCAGGCGGGATCGATCAGCAAGGTCGATTTCGCCCAGCTCGAAAGCCAGTATGCGAGCGACCTCTACCAAGTAGTCGTCGCCCGGTCGTCGCTCGACGACTACAAGTTGCAGCTCAAACAGCTGCTCGAACTCGACATCACGGAGGAGATGAATCTTGCCGCGCCCGCAGAGGGAGAAGAGACCGTCTTGCAGGCCCTGCCCGCCAAAACCGACATCTACGCGACGGCGCTCGACGCCATGCCGCAGATCGAACGGGGGCGGCTGGGCGTCGAGACAGCGGAGTTGGGGATAAGAGAGGCGCGTGCAGGATTCTATCCCTCCGTTTCGCTTACGGCCGGTCTCGGCACGGGACACATGACGGGCGGCGGATTCCAGTCGGGAAGTCAGGTCTGGAACCGCTTCAACGAGAATGTCGCGCTCTCGGTCAGCATCCCGATCTTCTCGAACCGCAAGAACCGGACGGCCGTCAACAAGGCGCGCATCGCCGCCTCGAACAGCCGTCTCGAACAGCTCGGTCTCGAAAAGGAGCTGCTCCGCAAGGTCGAGTCGGCCTACCTCGACGCCATCTCGTCGCAATCGCGCTACACGGCCGCCCGGCAGAAGGAACGTTACGCCCAGCAGAGCTACGACCTCACCGACGAGCAGTTCCGCGTCGGCCGGAAGAACACCGTCGAACTGATTACGGCGCAGAACGAACTTTCGTCGGCACGGCAGGAGGTGTTGCAGGCCAAGTACATGGCGCTGCTCAACATCGGGCTGCTCGACATCTATCAGGGACGATAGCCCCTCCGGAGATCGAAAACGACCGCTGAAAACAAACGAAAAGCACATGAAGATGAAACGAAAAAGCACGGCCGTCCTCGTCGCGGCCCTCGTCGCGGCCTGCGGGCTCTGGTTCGCGCTGCGCCCTTCGAAGCAGACCGGAATCACGTTGGAAACAGCTGCGACGAGCCGCATCACGATCCGCAACTCCGTCACGGCTACGGGAACGGTGGAACCGGTCACCGAAGTGGAGGTGGGTACGCAGGTATCGGGGATCATCGACCGGCTCTACGTCGACTACAACGACGTGGTGAAAGCCGGACAACTCATCGCCGAAATGGACAAGGTGACCCTGCAAGCCGAACTGGAATCGTCGCAGGCCGAGCTGGCGAGCTGCAAGACCGAATACGAATACCGCATGAAGGAGTACTCGCGCACGCGCACCCTCCACGAGAAGGAGCTGGTAAGCGACGCCGAATACGACGAAGCCCTCTACCTCTACGAGAAGGCGCGCAACGCCTACGAACAGGCCCAGGCCGCCATCGTCAAGGTCAAACGCAATCTGGGCTACGCGACGATCACCTCCCCGATCGACGGCGTGGTCATCAGCCGCGCCGTGGAGGAGGGGCAGACCGTGGCGGCGGGCTTCGAGACGCCGACGCTCTTCACCATCGCCAACGACCTGACGCAGATGCAGGTCGTGGCCGATGTCGACGAAGCCGACATCGGGCAGGTATCCGACGGACAGCGGGTGGAGTTCACCGTCGACGCCTACCCCGACGACACCTTCGAGGGGGTGGTGGAGCAGGTCCGCCTCGAAGCGACGACCGAATCGAGCGTCGTGACCTACGAGGTGGTCATCACGGCCTACAACCCCGAACTGAAACTCAAACCGGGGCTGACGGCCAACGTGACGATCTTCACGCTCGAAAAGGACGATGCGCTGGCCGTCCCGACCAAAGCCCTGCGGTTCGTCCCCGACGGGGAGCTGCTCGCGGCGCTCGGCCTGCATGCCGAAGCCGCCGCAGAGGCCGAACCAAGCAAACGGGAGCTGTGGGTAAAACAAGGGACGACGCTCGTACCGCGGTACGTGACCGCCGGCTCGGCCAGCGGCGAACTGACCGAGATCGTCGACGGGCTGAACGACGGCGAGGAGGTGGCCGTCTGCCTGACGGCGGAGCGGACGGAGCCCGAAGCCGCCGCCGAACGGAGTCCCTTCATGCCTGCCCCTCCGGGCGGCGACAAAAAGAAGAAATAAACCCATGAAAGAGATCATCAGGCTGGACGACATCCGGCGCGATTTCCGGGTGGGAGACGAGACGGTACATGCACTGCGCGGCGTCACCTTCACGATCTGCGAAGGGGAGTTCGTCACGATCATGGGTACCTCCGGATCGGGCAAGTCGACGTTGCTCAACACGCTCGGCTGCCTCGACACCCCCTCCGCGGGCGAATATTACCTCGACGGTACGGCGGTGCGTTCGATGGACAAGAACCAGCGCGCCACGCTGCGCAACCGCAAGATCGGTTTCGTCTTCCAGAACTACAACCTGCTGCCCAAGACGACGGCCATCGAGAACGTCGAACTGCCGCTGATGTACAACCCCTCCTGTTCGTCGGCCGAACGGCGCGACCGCGCCGTGGCCGCGCTCAAAGCCGTCGGACTCGGCGACCGGCTGCTGCACCGCAGCAACCAGATGTCGGGCGGACAGATGCAGCGCGTGGCCATCGCCCGCGCACTGGTAAACGATCCGGCGGTCATTCTGGCCGACGAGGCGACGGGGAACCTCGACACGCGGACGAGTTTCGAGGTGCTGGTGCTCTTCCAGCAGCTGCACGCCGCGGGACGCACCATCATCTTCGTCACGCACAACCCCGAAATCGCACAATACAGCAGCCGCAACATCACCCTGCGCGACGGCCGCGTCACGGGCGACGTGCGCAACGCCGCTATTCTCGACGCGGCCGAGACGCTGGCTCAGCTGCCCGAACAGGAGGATTGAACATGAATTTCACGAATCTCTTCAAAATAGCCGTCAAGGCGCTCGGAAACAACAAACTGCGCGGATTTCTGACGATGCTCGGCATCATCATCGGCGTGGCGTCGGTCATCACGATGCTCGCCATCGGGCAGGGATCGAAGCAGAGCATTCAGGCCGAGATCAGCGAAATGGGGTCCAACATGATCATGATCCATCCGGGCGGCGACATGCGGGGCGGCGTCCGGCTCGACGCCGACGACATGGAGTCGCTCAAACTCAAAGATATGGAGGACATCCGCGAAAAGACCCGCTACGTCTCCTACGTCTCGCCGGCGGTCAACAGCGCCGGACAAGCGGTCTACGGCGCCAACAACACGCCCACGACGGTCTACGGCGTGAACCTCGACTACTTGGAGATCCGCCGCTACAAGATCGCCGACGGCGATGCCTTCTCCGAGCAGGAGATCAAGACGGCCGCCAAGGTGTGTCTGGTAGGCAAGACGGTCGTCGACGAACTCTTTCCCGCCGGCGAGAACCCCGTGGGGCGTGTCATCCGCTTCGGCACGATCCCCTTCCGGATCGTCGGCGTGCTCGAAAGCAAGGGCTACAACAGCATGGGCATGGACCAGGACGACCTGATCGTGGCCCCCTACACGACGGTGCAGAAGCGCATCCTCGCCATCACGCACTTGCAGGAGATCGTCTGCTCGTCGCTGAGCGAAGCCTGCACGGACGAGGCGATCGCCGAGATCAGCGACATCCTGCGCACGAACCACCGCCTCAAAGCCACGGACGACGACGACTTCTCGATCCGTTCGCAGCAGGAACTCTCGTCGATGCTCACCTCGACGACCGACATGATGACCGTCCTGCTGGCGGCCGTGGCGGGCATCTCGCTGCTGGTGGGCGGCATCGGCATCATGAACATCATGTACGTCTCCGTGACGGAGCGCACGCGCGAAATCGGCCTGCGGATGTCGATCGGCGCCAAGGGACGCGACATTCTGGCGCAGTTTCTCATCGAATCGATCCTCATCAGCGTCACGGGCGGCCTGATCGGCGTGGTATTCGGCATCGGGGCCGCCGTGGTGGTCAATCTGGCGGCGGCCTTCCCCATCTACATCCAGCCGTGGAGCGTCCTCCTCTCGTTCGCCGTCTGCACGCTGACGGGCGTCTTCTTCGGGTGGTACCCCGCGCAGAAGGCGGCGATGCTCGACCCGATCGAGGCGATCCGTTATGAATAATCGGAAATAATCGTTAATTTTGTTCGGCTATGACCGCTCTGCAATCGAAATATTCGGGCTGGCTGATCCACCTGACGGCATGGGCCGTGATCTTCGGGATGCCGCTGTTCGTCACCTCCCCCGACCGGCCGCTGATGACCGGTTCGGAGTACCTGCGCTTCCTGCTCGTACCGCTCTCGTTCATGGTGGTCTTCTACACGAACTATTTCCTGCTGATCGAACGATACCTCTTCACCCGTCAGACAGGCCGTTTCCTGGGCGGCAACGCGTTGTTGATCGCCGCGGTGATCGTCGGGCTGCACCTCCTGTTCCGCTACGTGCTGCCGCCCGATGCGCAGCACCCGCCCCTGCCGCGGCCGTGGCAGGACTCCGTGCGTTTTTTCGCCGGAAACGCCGCGCTCTACCTGCTGGTGGTGGGTGCGGGAGTCGCCATCCGCATGACGGGCGGCTGGTACAAGGCCGAAGCAGCCCGGCAGGAGCTGGAACACAGCCGCACGCAGGCCGAACTGCAAAACCTCAAAAGCCAGCTCAACCCCCATTTTCTGTTCAATACGCTCAACAACATCTATTCGCTCATCCAGATCGACGCCGACCGCGCGCAGCAGGCCGTCCACGACCTGAGCCGGATGCTGCGCTACGTGCTCTACGAAAGCAGTTGCCCCACGGTGCCGCTGGCCGCCGAGGTCGAGTTCCTGCGCGACTACATCGAACTGATGCGCATCCGCCTGCCGCGCCACGTGGAAGTCGGAGTCTCGCTGCCCGAAGAACCGTCGCCGACGCCCGTGGCCCCGCTGCTGTTCATCTCGCTGATCGAGAATGCCTTCAAACACGGCACGAGCAACGACAGACCGTCGTTCATCCGGATCGACATCCACGAGCGAGGCGGCGAACTGGTCTGCCGCATCCGCAACAGTTGTTTCCCCAAGACGGCTTCGGATCGGAGCGGTTCGGGCATCGGGCTGAAAAACCTCTCGAAACGGCTGGAGATGATCTATCCGCAACGCCACACTTTCGAATACGGAGAGCGGGGCGGCACCTACACGGCGTTGCTGCGCATCAAACTGCACGAACGATGAAACTGAACTGCGCGATCATCGACGACGAACCGCTGGCCGTGGAGCTGATGGAGGGATACGTGCGCAAGACACCGTTCCTGACGCTGTGCGGCTCGTTCGGCAGCGGCTCGGCGGCCTTCGACATGCTGCGCGACCGCCCCGTCGACCTGCTTTTCTGCGACATCCAGATGCCGGGGCTGAGCGGCATGGAACTTTCGCGGATGCTCCCCGCCGACACGCGCGTGATCTTCACCACGGCTTTCAGTCGCTACGCCGTCGAAGGCTTCCGCGTCAACGCGGTCGACTACCTGCTCAAACCGATCAGCTATGCCGACTTCCTCGCAGCGGCGAACAAGGCGCTGGCATGGTTCGAACTGAAAAACCGCGCCGAAACGCCCCCGCCGGCCGCAGCTCCGCAAAGCCTCTTCGTCAAGACCGAATACCGGCTGCGGCAGATCGGATTCGACAGCATCCTCTACATCGAGGGGCTGAAAGACTACGTGAAGATCCACGTCGAGGAGGAGACGCATCCCGTGCTCACGCTGACCAGTCTCAAATCGCTGGAAGAACAGCTGCCCGCCGACCGGTTCGTCCGCGTCCACCGCTCCTTCATCGTGCAGCCTTCGAAGATCCGCTCGATCGAACGCAACCGCATCGTCTTCGGCAAGGAGTACATTCCCGTCTCGGAGAACTACCGGCAGGCGTTCTTCGACTTTCTGGCCGAACACTCGCTGCTCTTCTGATCTCCGCACGGCATGCAATCGGCAGACCCGCCGCTCGACAAGCCTACCGCTCCATCCGCTCCGCCTCGCGGTCGCGGATCGCGCGCAGCTCCTCCCGTCCGACGGGAAGACCGACGAAATCGGCCGGATAATCGGTTTCGATAATATCCGGTTCGGAGAGGAGCGTGCGCAGGTACTCCACACGCCGGTCGCGGCGATCCTTCACCCGATCGGCCGATCCCGTGACAGAGACGATCACCATCACGCCGCGGTCGTGGAGCTTTTCGTAGATCTCCGTCATGGCGGGATCCATCGCCTTGCGGCTCGCGGCGATGAGGTAGCTCCACGGAATCCCGCTCCGCTCGAAAGCCCGAAACTGCTCGGGCGTACTGATCTCGATGCAGAACATTGCGTTGCGCACCCCCGCATTCCAATAGTACAGCGCCTCGTCGAGCGAGCGGACGCTCAGGAAGATGTTGTGGTATTCCGACCATGCGCCGCCCGGCAACAACTGCTCGACGTAATAATCCAGCGCCCGCCGTCTCTCCGCCTCACCGACGCCCTTCGTGTTGATATACTTGTTGTCGAAATTGAACGCCACCTTGTCTTTCCCCCATTCGAGCACCTCGGCGAGCGTCGGAATGCGGTAGTCGGTCACGTTTCCGTCGCGGTCGA
Coding sequences within it:
- a CDS encoding glycerophosphodiester phosphodiesterase family protein, with the translated sequence MKRYLTILAAATMLSCGGRQAGYPVAGEDHAVKIASFEEFQSYFRYVPGRDIIISAHRGGMQEGYPENCIASCEKTLSMMPTFFEIDFSFTKDSVMVLMHDLTIDRTTDGKGRVADYTYEELQRFRLVDRDGNVTDYRIPTLAEVLEWGKDKVAFNFDNKYINTKGVGEAERRRALDYYVEQLLPGGAWSEYHNIFLSVRSLDEALYYWNAGVRNAMFCIEISTPEQFRAFERSGIPWSYLIAASRKAMDPAMTEIYEKLHDRGVMVIVSVTGSADRVKDRRDRRVEYLRTLLSEPDIIETDYPADFVGLPVGREELRAIRDREAERMER
- a CDS encoding LytR/AlgR family response regulator transcription factor, with protein sequence MKLNCAIIDDEPLAVELMEGYVRKTPFLTLCGSFGSGSAAFDMLRDRPVDLLFCDIQMPGLSGMELSRMLPADTRVIFTTAFSRYAVEGFRVNAVDYLLKPISYADFLAAANKALAWFELKNRAETPPPAAAPQSLFVKTEYRLRQIGFDSILYIEGLKDYVKIHVEEETHPVLTLTSLKSLEEQLPADRFVRVHRSFIVQPSKIRSIERNRIVFGKEYIPVSENYRQAFFDFLAEHSLLF